A window of the Streptomyces griseochromogenes genome harbors these coding sequences:
- a CDS encoding carboxymuconolactone decarboxylase family protein: MPHIELGNDLPGIVSLFAFRPETAAPLNELAEILLRGPSTLSRGERELIAARVSHLNSCRFCTNCHAAFAAAQLDQGMPLVDQVRTDPAAAPVSDKLKALLAVADAVQESGRAVTDEHIKTARAAGATDTEIHDTVLIAAAFCMYNRYVDGLATIAPDQPAAYSEMADHITVHGYREAVPLQP, from the coding sequence ATGCCGCACATCGAGCTCGGCAATGACCTGCCCGGGATCGTGTCGCTGTTCGCGTTCCGGCCGGAGACTGCCGCACCGCTGAACGAGCTGGCCGAGATCCTGCTGCGCGGGCCCAGCACGCTGAGCCGGGGCGAGCGGGAGCTGATCGCCGCCCGGGTCTCCCACCTCAACAGCTGCCGCTTCTGCACCAACTGCCACGCCGCGTTCGCCGCCGCCCAACTGGACCAGGGCATGCCCCTGGTCGACCAGGTGCGCACCGACCCGGCCGCGGCGCCCGTCTCCGACAAGCTCAAAGCCCTGCTCGCCGTCGCCGACGCGGTCCAGGAGAGCGGCCGGGCGGTCACCGACGAGCACATCAAGACCGCCCGCGCTGCGGGGGCGACGGACACGGAGATCCACGACACCGTCCTGATCGCGGCGGCGTTCTGCATGTACAACCGCTACGTCGACGGCCTGGCCACCATCGCTCCCGACCAGCCCGCCGCGTACTCCGAGATGGCGGATCACATCACCGTCCACGGCTACCGCGAAGCCGTGCCCCTCCAGCCCTGA
- a CDS encoding cobalamin-independent methionine synthase II family protein: MSIPTEPIGSIPRPRALQQALGEHAQGRLSDKELAELQEQAAADTLARLEELGCPVLVDGEQAKPSFATYPIAGLAGLAPHGVTIPFSDGHVRQLPHLTEGPFRYQVRAESYLRDARRHTDRPLKQAVIAPSALSLLYPAESIAGYSREAFLRDLADEAEADIRGCLEAGAHVVQLDFTEGRLSLKLDPSGALLDDFIALNNEVLGRFGEAERARLGVHTCPGGDHDSTHSLDVDYAGLLPKLFRLEVGNFYIQLASEADPERVLGIIADQLRPGIRVFVGVTDPVDPRVETPEEVRDRVLLAARHIPVDQLGTCDDCGFSPFADDTSTSRDLAFAKIAARVRGTGLASQALGVPTEAK, encoded by the coding sequence ATGAGCATTCCCACTGAGCCGATCGGCAGCATCCCCCGTCCTCGCGCCCTGCAGCAGGCCCTCGGTGAGCACGCCCAAGGCCGGTTGAGCGACAAGGAGTTGGCCGAACTCCAGGAACAGGCGGCGGCGGACACGCTTGCCCGTCTCGAGGAGCTGGGCTGTCCCGTCCTGGTCGACGGAGAGCAGGCCAAGCCCAGCTTCGCCACCTACCCGATCGCCGGCCTGGCCGGCCTCGCCCCGCACGGTGTCACCATCCCGTTCAGCGACGGCCACGTCCGGCAGTTGCCGCATCTGACCGAGGGGCCGTTCCGCTACCAGGTCCGCGCCGAGTCGTATCTGCGCGACGCCCGGCGGCACACCGACCGCCCCCTCAAGCAGGCGGTCATCGCGCCCTCGGCGCTCAGCCTGCTCTACCCGGCCGAGTCCATCGCGGGGTACTCCCGCGAGGCGTTCCTGAGGGACCTGGCCGACGAGGCGGAGGCCGACATCCGCGGCTGCCTGGAGGCGGGCGCACACGTGGTCCAGCTGGACTTCACCGAGGGCCGCCTCTCGCTCAAGCTCGACCCGAGCGGCGCGCTCCTCGACGACTTCATCGCCCTGAACAACGAGGTGCTCGGCCGGTTCGGCGAGGCGGAGCGGGCCCGCCTCGGGGTGCACACCTGCCCCGGCGGCGACCACGACTCCACCCACAGCCTGGACGTCGACTACGCCGGACTGCTGCCCAAGCTCTTCCGGCTGGAGGTGGGCAACTTCTACATCCAGCTGGCCAGCGAGGCCGATCCCGAGCGGGTCCTCGGCATCATCGCCGATCAACTGCGCCCGGGCATCCGGGTGTTCGTGGGGGTGACCGATCCCGTCGATCCCAGGGTGGAGACCCCGGAGGAGGTGCGTGACCGGGTGCTGCTCGCGGCCCGTCACATCCCGGTGGACCAGCTGGGCACCTGCGACGACTGCGGCTTCTCGCCGTTCGCCGACGACACGTCCACCTCGCGCGACCTGGCCTTCGCCAAGATCGCGGCACGCGTGCGGGGGACCGGCCTGGCCTCCCAGGCGCTCGGCGTTCCGACGGAAGCGAAGTAG
- a CDS encoding SGNH/GDSL hydrolase family protein, translating to MASFRTRLATLCSAAALAAGALVPAQLAAAQPAAAASYDWVALGDSYTAGVIPAAGDTFEVPRDGCERTDQSYPQVIDRDLGSLFDLTNVSCGAATIENVTFRAQEPIGRHLPPFSEDPDYPFPPVPPQSAAVGRGTDVVTVGVGGNTLGFADILFQCLQLGAGSGGEGTPCRDDLAADIPGRLNKASRDYDEMLTVLHERAPHAKILTVGYPTVIPEDTSKCRYNDLEQFGPITQGDLDWLRQDVLQPLNKVIEKSAGTHDSARFVDLYDSSRHHSVCDTGKWVEGIFTRVPDQPALVHPNARGHRNAADHVAAAMLDAIGVS from the coding sequence GTGGCAAGCTTCCGCACTCGTCTGGCCACTCTGTGCTCGGCCGCGGCTCTCGCCGCAGGCGCCCTCGTCCCCGCACAACTCGCCGCGGCGCAACCCGCCGCCGCGGCGTCCTACGACTGGGTCGCCCTGGGCGACTCCTACACCGCCGGGGTCATCCCCGCCGCGGGCGACACCTTCGAAGTCCCCCGCGACGGCTGCGAGCGCACCGACCAGTCCTACCCGCAGGTGATCGACCGCGACCTCGGCTCGCTCTTCGACCTGACCAACGTCAGCTGCGGCGCCGCCACCATCGAGAACGTCACCTTCAGGGCCCAGGAACCGATCGGCCGCCACCTGCCGCCCTTCTCCGAGGACCCGGACTACCCGTTCCCCCCGGTGCCTCCCCAGTCCGCCGCCGTGGGACGGGGCACCGACGTGGTCACCGTCGGCGTGGGCGGCAACACCCTCGGATTCGCCGACATCCTCTTCCAGTGCCTGCAACTGGGCGCCGGCAGCGGCGGCGAGGGCACCCCGTGCCGGGACGACCTGGCCGCCGACATCCCCGGCCGGCTGAACAAGGCGAGCAGGGACTACGACGAGATGCTCACCGTGCTCCACGAGCGCGCCCCGCACGCGAAGATCCTGACCGTCGGCTACCCCACGGTCATCCCCGAGGACACCTCCAAGTGCCGGTACAACGACCTGGAACAGTTCGGCCCGATCACCCAGGGCGACCTGGACTGGCTGCGCCAGGATGTCCTGCAACCCCTCAACAAGGTCATCGAGAAATCAGCCGGCACACACGACTCCGCCCGCTTCGTCGACCTCTACGACTCCTCCCGGCACCACAGCGTCTGTGACACCGGCAAGTGGGTGGAAGGCATCTTCACCCGCGTCCCCGACCAGCCGGCCCTCGTGCACCCCAACGCCCGCGGCCACCGCAACGCCGCTGATCACGTCGCAGCGGCGATGCTGGACGCCATCGGCGTGAGCTGA
- a CDS encoding PaaI family thioesterase yields MTDIETITVPGHLRGYPGVAFGGYVAGVLAGRAAAKTVRVDFRRPTPVEVPVEIAETADGGAVLTGADGVLAVATPDELDLEVPEPPSWDEASAAAEAYRAAPPEGTVDCFGCGLDRTPDTGLRQHCGVVPGRDLVAAAWTPGPALADTEGMLRTELVWGALDCPGNAAGRLRGGLREGAVTASLTARLLRPVPVSSRLVSYAWVLSEEGRKHRMGVALATAGGDLCAVASALWVDPR; encoded by the coding sequence ATGACCGACATCGAGACGATCACGGTGCCCGGCCATTTGCGGGGGTATCCCGGGGTGGCGTTCGGCGGATACGTGGCGGGGGTGCTCGCCGGGCGGGCGGCGGCCAAGACCGTACGGGTGGACTTCCGACGGCCGACCCCGGTGGAGGTACCGGTAGAGATCGCGGAGACCGCCGACGGCGGGGCCGTGCTGACCGGTGCGGACGGGGTGCTCGCGGTGGCCACGCCCGACGAGCTGGACCTCGAAGTCCCCGAACCGCCCTCCTGGGACGAGGCGTCGGCGGCGGCCGAGGCGTACCGCGCGGCTCCGCCGGAGGGGACTGTGGACTGCTTCGGGTGCGGGCTCGACCGCACGCCCGACACCGGGTTGCGCCAGCACTGCGGAGTCGTGCCGGGGCGGGATCTGGTGGCCGCCGCGTGGACGCCCGGGCCCGCGCTCGCCGACACGGAGGGGATGCTGCGGACGGAGCTGGTGTGGGGAGCGCTCGACTGCCCCGGGAACGCGGCGGGACGGCTGCGGGGAGGGTTGCGGGAGGGGGCGGTGACGGCCTCGCTCACGGCACGGTTGCTCCGGCCGGTACCGGTTTCCTCACGGCTGGTGTCGTACGCGTGGGTCCTCTCGGAGGAAGGACGCAAGCACCGGATGGGTGTGGCTCTGGCGACGGCGGGGGGCGACCTTTGCGCGGTCGCCTCGGCGCTGTGGGTGGATCCCCGATAA